The following are encoded together in the Gilvimarinus sp. DA14 genome:
- a CDS encoding DUF6249 domain-containing protein: MHHLVPIVAILMVFSTPVACLAILMYSLHKRKKLQLDIVNRLIEAGQPVPDSLFNGGEDGTDPRALYRRSLYLLWVGGAVFLALFFLAGLDVAALALIPLAIGAVNYKLWQESKTRADKSE, translated from the coding sequence ATGCACCATCTGGTTCCTATCGTCGCCATTCTGATGGTGTTTTCTACCCCCGTGGCCTGTCTGGCCATACTGATGTACAGCCTGCACAAGCGCAAAAAGTTGCAGCTGGATATCGTCAACCGCCTGATAGAGGCGGGTCAGCCGGTACCCGATAGCCTGTTTAACGGTGGTGAAGATGGTACCGACCCCAGGGCCCTGTACCGCCGCAGTCTGTATTTACTATGGGTAGGTGGCGCGGTGTTTCTCGCCCTGTTCTTTCTTGCCGGGCTGGATGTGGCGGCCTTGGCTCTCATACCACTGGCTATTGGTGCGGTGAATTACAAACTCTGGCAGGAGAGCAAAACCCGGGCGGACAAGTCCGAGTAA
- a CDS encoding endonuclease/exonuclease/phosphatase family protein: MTCLKVLTVNTHKGLTSFNQRFMLHELRDAVRIVSADLVFMQEVLGEHARLSDRHAELWPDTPQYEFMADSIWQDFAYGRNAVYDDGHHGNAILSKYPIVSWDNWDISLNGIEKRGLLHCKIDVEGKIVHAICVHLSLREPHRQIQLKKLTEHVNQIPRDEAVVVAGDFNDWRQKSRPILARDAGMQEVFTEAYGKPPRTFPALCPLLRLDRIYVRSAKSHMPIVLSRKPWSRLSDHAPLLAEVEF; the protein is encoded by the coding sequence GTGACCTGCTTAAAAGTACTAACCGTAAACACCCATAAGGGCCTGACCTCGTTCAACCAACGATTTATGTTGCACGAGCTGCGCGACGCTGTGCGTATTGTATCGGCCGATTTGGTTTTTATGCAGGAGGTATTGGGCGAGCATGCACGCCTGTCGGATCGCCATGCCGAGCTGTGGCCAGATACACCACAGTACGAATTTATGGCGGACAGTATTTGGCAGGACTTTGCCTACGGTCGCAACGCCGTTTACGACGATGGTCACCACGGCAACGCTATTTTGAGCAAATACCCCATAGTCAGTTGGGACAACTGGGATATTTCGTTAAACGGGATCGAAAAGCGCGGCCTACTGCATTGCAAAATCGATGTAGAGGGAAAAATTGTCCACGCAATTTGTGTGCACCTGAGTCTGCGTGAGCCACACCGTCAGATTCAGCTGAAAAAGCTGACCGAGCACGTCAATCAAATTCCCCGCGATGAAGCCGTGGTGGTGGCGGGCGATTTTAATGACTGGCGCCAGAAGTCGCGCCCTATTCTCGCCCGCGATGCGGGGATGCAAGAAGTATTTACCGAAGCCTATGGCAAGCCGCCACGTACCTTTCCGGCGCTTTGCCCGCTGCTGAGACTGGACCGGATTTACGTGCGCTCGGCAAAGTCGCATATGCCGATAGTCCTGTCGCGCAAGCCGTGGTCGCGCTTGTCGGATCACGCCCCTTTGCTGGCAGAAGTTGAATTTTAA
- a CDS encoding polysaccharide lyase family 7 protein, with translation MTLYKFMLAASLAVTGSLAQAATFVMEKHGTGHAIDGNGGAQMDQQLYLWETNLTNLNQHWVQLDKGNGYYAYKKENTNLCWDAGSGASRQQAVTLQECDESNYDQHFAKIKVYSGSEVYRFAKRNADDFSLDGNRDAANRQSIYLWNSNSDNINQQWELIRVDDGSDNSEDNNDTDNRLAVVNAFDDDSSHASYPASHVIDDDTSWASRWAASGSPVNLTLELEELSDVTKLGIAWGRGDERAYTFEVYARTDTSDPNSWTKIFDGVSSGANSGIEVVDVTDIAAKQVRIKTFANTSGSNWTNITEVELYGNSNDSPGVGTEIPANITDGSIFDLEGASPHPLVNASTLEFVPLEARYVSPNGNGWRQEYKVKQSLRVAMTDVYEVFEADVKVEMSDAGKTIIAQHHAGDLGTIMKLYVSDSSESGFDDSVAGNGIFDVYVRLRNTDGEEEKYALGTIRSGDSFDFKMVNDYGYVTVYGMGRAFGIPVEDDADSYFKFGNYLQSQNTYTRKNCGEPGDSESFAQCFADLGITESTVTMTNVSYTRIAD, from the coding sequence ATGACACTGTATAAATTTATGCTCGCCGCTTCTCTCGCCGTTACTGGCAGCCTGGCCCAGGCAGCTACTTTTGTTATGGAAAAACACGGCACCGGACACGCTATCGATGGTAATGGCGGCGCCCAAATGGACCAGCAATTGTATTTATGGGAAACCAACCTCACTAACCTTAACCAGCATTGGGTTCAACTAGACAAAGGCAATGGCTACTACGCCTACAAAAAAGAGAACACAAATCTCTGTTGGGATGCCGGTAGCGGCGCCTCACGTCAACAAGCCGTAACCTTACAAGAATGCGATGAAAGTAATTACGACCAACACTTTGCCAAAATAAAAGTTTACTCCGGTAGTGAGGTTTACCGTTTCGCTAAGCGTAATGCCGATGACTTTTCGCTTGATGGCAATCGCGATGCGGCAAACCGACAATCCATTTACCTCTGGAACTCTAATAGTGACAACATCAATCAACAGTGGGAATTAATTCGCGTCGACGACGGCAGCGACAACTCCGAGGATAATAATGACACTGACAACCGTCTCGCGGTAGTAAATGCCTTCGACGACGACAGCAGTCACGCCAGCTACCCGGCAAGTCACGTTATTGACGATGACACTAGCTGGGCGTCGCGCTGGGCCGCCTCCGGTTCTCCGGTAAACCTCACCCTTGAGCTCGAAGAGTTGAGCGACGTCACCAAGCTGGGTATCGCCTGGGGCCGCGGCGATGAACGCGCCTATACCTTTGAGGTGTATGCCCGCACCGATACCAGTGACCCCAATAGCTGGACTAAAATTTTTGACGGCGTCAGCAGTGGCGCAAACAGCGGTATTGAAGTCGTGGACGTAACCGACATCGCTGCCAAGCAGGTGCGTATTAAAACCTTTGCCAACACCTCGGGTAGCAACTGGACTAACATCACTGAGGTAGAGCTATATGGTAATAGCAACGACAGTCCGGGCGTAGGCACGGAAATTCCAGCGAACATTACCGACGGCAGTATTTTCGACTTGGAAGGAGCCAGCCCACATCCGCTGGTAAACGCCTCCACCTTGGAGTTTGTTCCTCTTGAGGCCCGTTATGTGTCACCGAACGGCAACGGCTGGCGTCAGGAATACAAAGTTAAGCAAAGCCTGCGTGTTGCCATGACCGACGTGTATGAAGTGTTTGAGGCAGACGTAAAGGTAGAAATGTCCGATGCCGGAAAAACCATTATCGCTCAGCATCATGCCGGGGATTTAGGCACCATTATGAAACTGTACGTGTCCGACTCCTCCGAGTCTGGCTTTGATGACAGTGTGGCCGGAAACGGCATTTTTGATGTCTACGTACGTTTGCGCAATACCGATGGGGAAGAAGAAAAGTACGCCCTGGGCACCATTCGCAGCGGCGATAGCTTCGATTTTAAAATGGTGAACGATTACGGCTATGTCACCGTCTACGGTATGGGGCGTGCGTTTGGTATTCCGGTGGAGGATGATGCGGACTCTTACTTTAAGTTTGGCAACTACCTGCAATCGCAAAATACCTACACGCGGAAAAACTGCGGCGAGCCCGGAGATTCTGAATCCTTTGCCCAGTGTTTTGCCGATTTAGGCATTACCGAATCTACCGTCACCATGACCAACGTAAGCTACACGCGTATCGCAGATTAA
- a CDS encoding RNA polymerase sigma factor, translating into MEVSDQVLIERTVQRQDRHAYSQLVRRYQSRLRQALRALCNGDDALADDMAQEAFIKAYKALAGFKGQAQFFTWLYQIARNQLMSHYRKKLPEPDSEKVESLGRETAVEDACELTRRDLHRAMAELSSAQREALHLTYQLGHSNEEAARLMQVPVGTVKSHVLRGKAKLKTLLQNRQGNLTHATR; encoded by the coding sequence ATGGAAGTATCCGATCAGGTTCTGATTGAGCGCACGGTACAGCGTCAGGACCGACATGCCTACAGCCAGCTTGTGCGGCGCTACCAGTCGCGCTTGCGCCAAGCCTTGCGCGCGCTGTGCAATGGCGACGATGCGCTGGCCGATGATATGGCGCAAGAGGCGTTTATTAAAGCCTATAAAGCCCTGGCTGGGTTTAAGGGCCAGGCGCAGTTTTTTACCTGGCTGTACCAGATTGCACGCAACCAGCTGATGAGCCACTATCGCAAAAAACTCCCCGAACCCGATAGCGAAAAAGTAGAGAGCCTTGGGCGCGAGACAGCGGTGGAGGATGCCTGTGAGCTCACCCGGCGGGATTTACACCGCGCTATGGCCGAACTGAGCAGCGCCCAGCGCGAGGCATTGCACTTAACTTATCAGCTTGGGCACAGCAACGAAGAAGCGGCCCGTCTTATGCAAGTACCTGTGGGTACTGTTAAATCACACGTATTACGCGGTAAGGCTAAACTCAAAACCTTACTCCAGAATCGTCAGGGGAATCTTACCCATGCAACAAGATAA
- a CDS encoding lysylphosphatidylglycerol synthase domain-containing protein: MSATEGLKNTWTNGYDWAREKLPWPIIKKVLTVVFFVLVATLLVKQGATIEWAKVWQTLKDTSVLTLGIGAGLGFLCYCVYASYDLLGRYLLKLKVSWPKTWFAAGLCYAFNLNLSALVGGVAFRYRLYSRLGIKAADVTRILGISVVTNWSGYILLAGGLFVSGQINPPDSWPVGQISLQVIGAVFILVIAAYVGVCWGARKREYRFKSTTITLPPVSIALLQLVMACAHWTLMASVIYQFMPDEIAFATVFAVLLVSALAGVITHIPGGLGVLEAVFIALLSGQVDKTDILAGLFAYRCVFYLLPLAVATPLYLIFEASTRKREKVSA, translated from the coding sequence ATGTCGGCGACCGAAGGGTTAAAAAACACCTGGACTAACGGCTATGACTGGGCCCGTGAAAAGTTGCCCTGGCCCATCATCAAAAAGGTATTAACGGTTGTATTTTTCGTCTTGGTGGCGACCTTACTGGTTAAGCAAGGCGCCACCATTGAATGGGCAAAGGTATGGCAAACCTTAAAAGATACCTCGGTGCTCACTCTCGGTATCGGGGCGGGGTTGGGGTTTCTCTGTTATTGCGTTTACGCCAGTTACGACTTGCTGGGCCGCTACCTGTTAAAACTCAAGGTCTCATGGCCTAAAACCTGGTTTGCGGCCGGGCTTTGCTACGCGTTTAATTTGAATTTGAGTGCGCTGGTGGGCGGAGTTGCGTTTCGCTATCGGTTGTATTCTCGCTTGGGCATTAAAGCCGCCGATGTCACCCGTATTTTGGGCATCAGTGTGGTCACCAACTGGTCGGGCTATATTTTATTAGCCGGCGGCTTGTTTGTATCGGGGCAGATTAACCCACCCGACTCTTGGCCGGTGGGCCAGATCAGCCTACAGGTGATCGGCGCCGTTTTTATATTAGTGATAGCCGCTTATGTGGGTGTTTGTTGGGGCGCGCGCAAGCGCGAATATCGTTTTAAATCCACGACTATTACTCTACCTCCAGTCAGCATTGCCCTGCTCCAACTTGTCATGGCCTGCGCCCACTGGACGTTAATGGCCAGTGTTATTTATCAGTTTATGCCGGACGAGATCGCCTTCGCCACGGTGTTTGCGGTCTTGTTGGTCAGCGCCCTGGCGGGTGTTATTACGCATATTCCCGGTGGCCTGGGTGTACTTGAAGCCGTTTTTATCGCCCTGCTGTCGGGACAGGTGGATAAAACCGATATTCTGGCGGGCTTGTTTGCCTACCGCTGTGTGTTTTATCTGTTGCCGCTGGCGGTGGCGACCCCGCTGTATTTGATTTTTGAGGCCAGTACCCGCAAGCGGGAAAAAGTCTCCGCTTAG
- a CDS encoding GIN domain-containing protein yields MVTRLFLCMLLLASANWTSAETQARSFDLNGVTELVFDGDITVKFTQADNAQAMVTLVKGDWDDVEIKQTKALFKVSGKTGFWNFWGSANAELEIKISVPQLSRLEMVGEVDFHGKSLNVGNLEIEMVGASYAGFSDSLNADNLDLDITGASKFEAHSLNAEAAKIELTGASNVVVSGSGSIAKLALELTGASNFEAASLVGQSVIAEATGASNIELEVSEQLKASLSGASNLRYGGSPKLNVNTSGASNVKAY; encoded by the coding sequence ATGGTTACTCGTCTATTTCTATGTATGCTTCTTTTAGCGTCGGCCAACTGGACCTCGGCTGAAACGCAGGCGCGTTCTTTTGATCTTAATGGCGTAACGGAATTAGTGTTTGACGGTGATATAACCGTGAAATTTACGCAGGCCGATAATGCCCAGGCCATGGTTACCCTGGTTAAAGGCGATTGGGATGATGTGGAGATTAAGCAGACCAAAGCCCTTTTTAAAGTCTCAGGCAAAACAGGCTTTTGGAATTTTTGGGGCAGCGCCAATGCCGAGCTTGAGATAAAAATTTCTGTGCCACAGTTAAGCCGTCTTGAAATGGTGGGCGAGGTGGATTTCCATGGCAAAAGTCTCAACGTGGGCAATCTGGAAATTGAAATGGTCGGCGCCAGTTATGCGGGTTTTTCCGACTCTCTTAATGCTGACAACTTGGACTTGGATATAACCGGGGCGAGCAAGTTTGAGGCTCACAGTCTCAATGCCGAGGCCGCTAAAATAGAGCTAACCGGGGCGTCCAATGTGGTCGTCTCTGGCTCGGGCAGCATCGCAAAATTGGCGCTGGAGCTAACCGGAGCCAGTAATTTCGAGGCCGCGTCTCTTGTCGGCCAGTCGGTTATTGCCGAGGCCACGGGCGCATCGAATATTGAGCTGGAAGTCTCCGAGCAGTTAAAAGCGAGCCTCTCAGGTGCCTCTAACCTTCGTTATGGTGGCTCGCCCAAGTTGAATGTGAATACCTCCGGCGCCAGTAATGTAAAGGCCTACTGA
- a CDS encoding sugar porter family MFS transporter has translation MSNSSSPDQGSTGFIIFISVIATIGGFLFGYDSGVINGTVKGLQQAFNSEAAGTGFSVSSMLLGCAVGAFFAGRLADKYGRKALLIVASIFFIVSAWGSGIATSTFEFVVYRILGGMAVGAASVMAPAYISEVAPARYRGMLTSVQQIAIICGLTASFFSNYFLAETAGGSTAMHWADYETWRWMFWVELIPASIFFLALLIIPESPRFLVASGKDDKARQVLVKLYGEVDGSAKLTEISNSLASDHHKPRLSDLFDKVKNRVRPIVWVGIGLAVLQQFVGINVVFYYGAVLWEAAGFTESEALQTNVLSGTISIAACLITFFLVDKIGRKPLLWFGSAGMAISLAVVAYAFAGAPVDAAGNLNLSQESGLLALYGANTYVFLFNMSWGPVMWVMLGEMFPNQIRGSGLAVAGLAQWLANFLVTWSFPIMLAGIGLSAAYSIYAFFALLSVFFVIFMVQETKGKELEQMEG, from the coding sequence ATGAGCAATTCCTCCAGCCCCGATCAGGGCAGCACTGGGTTTATTATTTTTATCAGCGTTATCGCTACCATTGGCGGCTTTTTATTTGGCTATGACAGTGGTGTGATTAATGGCACCGTGAAGGGCCTGCAGCAGGCTTTTAATTCCGAAGCCGCAGGCACGGGGTTTAGTGTGTCGTCGATGCTGCTTGGCTGTGCGGTGGGCGCGTTTTTCGCCGGTCGTCTGGCCGATAAATACGGCCGTAAGGCGTTGCTGATTGTCGCCTCTATCTTTTTTATTGTCTCTGCCTGGGGCTCGGGTATCGCCACCTCAACCTTTGAGTTTGTGGTTTACCGCATTTTGGGTGGTATGGCGGTGGGCGCCGCGTCGGTGATGGCGCCGGCGTATATCAGCGAAGTGGCCCCGGCCAGGTATCGGGGGATGCTGACTTCGGTGCAGCAGATTGCGATTATCTGCGGTTTGACCGCGTCTTTCTTTTCCAACTACTTTCTCGCCGAAACCGCAGGCGGCTCTACCGCCATGCACTGGGCCGACTATGAAACCTGGCGCTGGATGTTCTGGGTTGAGCTGATCCCCGCCAGTATTTTCTTTTTGGCGCTGTTGATTATCCCTGAAAGCCCGCGCTTTTTGGTGGCCTCGGGTAAAGACGATAAAGCCCGCCAGGTACTGGTGAAGCTGTACGGCGAGGTTGACGGCAGCGCTAAGCTGACCGAGATCAGCAATTCGCTGGCCTCGGACCACCACAAGCCGCGTCTGTCAGACCTGTTCGATAAAGTGAAAAACCGGGTGCGTCCCATCGTTTGGGTCGGTATTGGCCTGGCGGTACTGCAGCAGTTTGTGGGTATCAACGTGGTGTTTTACTACGGCGCGGTGCTATGGGAGGCCGCCGGCTTCACCGAGAGCGAGGCGCTGCAAACCAACGTGCTGTCTGGCACCATCAGTATCGCCGCCTGCCTGATTACCTTCTTTTTGGTGGATAAAATCGGCCGCAAGCCACTGCTGTGGTTTGGCTCGGCCGGTATGGCCATCAGCCTGGCAGTGGTGGCTTACGCCTTTGCCGGTGCGCCGGTAGATGCGGCGGGGAATTTGAACCTGTCGCAAGAATCCGGCCTGCTGGCGCTGTATGGCGCCAATACCTATGTATTTTTGTTCAATATGTCCTGGGGCCCGGTGATGTGGGTGATGCTGGGCGAGATGTTCCCCAACCAGATTCGCGGCTCTGGCCTGGCGGTGGCTGGTTTGGCCCAGTGGCTGGCGAACTTCCTGGTGACCTGGAGCTTCCCGATTATGCTGGCCGGTATTGGTCTGTCAGCGGCTTACAGCATTTACGCCTTCTTTGCCCTGCTGTCGGTGTTCTTTGTGATCTTTATGGTGCAAGAGACCAAAGGCAAAGAGCTGGAACAGATGGAGGGCTAA
- a CDS encoding GtrA family protein, whose protein sequence is MPSLQSFTHSLPQLSRFAVTGALLGATDLSLFAALAWLGVPVQWANVAGLVVGYALGLVLHHSFTFRCEAPLNWAAAQKYLLIFSLSLMLGSGVFTGLLALSFLPLTAKLGAMAAVAVSNFTLGRRFVFDL, encoded by the coding sequence ATGCCTTCGCTGCAGTCTTTTACACACAGTCTGCCGCAGCTGTCCCGTTTCGCCGTTACCGGTGCGTTGCTGGGCGCGACAGACCTCAGCCTGTTTGCTGCCCTGGCGTGGTTGGGGGTACCCGTGCAGTGGGCCAATGTTGCTGGGTTGGTGGTGGGTTATGCCCTGGGGCTGGTGCTCCATCACAGCTTTACCTTCCGCTGCGAAGCGCCACTAAACTGGGCCGCAGCGCAGAAGTATTTGCTCATATTTTCTCTAAGCCTGATGTTGGGATCGGGGGTTTTTACCGGGCTGCTGGCGCTGTCGTTTTTACCCCTAACGGCAAAGCTCGGCGCTATGGCGGCGGTGGCTGTGAGTAACTTTACCCTGGGGCGGCGTTTTGTTTTTGATTTGTAA
- the clsB gene encoding cardiolipin synthase ClsB, which produces MFGFRNFKGRFSQGNKLTLMQNGEEFFPQLLRRLRAAKHEIFLETFILEDDRVGGNIKKALLRAAKRGVWIGVTADSWGSHFLEKEYIEELTEAGIVFQIYDPQPQWYNGRPKLFRRLHRKLAVIDGHYAFIGGINLCHDHLIGCGPHGKTDYMVEVEGPVVPEIRELCKSYVRDARDSHLQDSIDYIKNPPRTGDSEIAFVSRDNRRNRSNIEKSYLAAMRQAKKRIWIANAYFFPGYRFMRAIRQARKRGVEVKLILQGDPDIPFALTLARTLYEVLVRSGVEVYEYRDRPLHAKIALIDDEWSTIGSSNLDPLSLAFNLEANIVIKDKNFNAQIGEKIDELIAGSELIENSWIKRRAWYLVVKDFFMYHALRYFPRLNGLFPAHTPTIRELKREWQTDPGKTENDDLSKRYPESRGARRVRKTDYHSAEV; this is translated from the coding sequence ATGTTTGGATTTCGCAATTTTAAAGGTCGATTCTCGCAAGGTAACAAACTCACGCTGATGCAAAACGGCGAAGAGTTTTTTCCACAACTGCTGCGCCGCCTTCGCGCTGCAAAGCACGAGATTTTTCTGGAAACGTTTATTCTGGAAGACGACCGGGTGGGCGGCAATATCAAAAAGGCGCTGTTGCGTGCGGCCAAACGAGGGGTATGGATTGGCGTGACCGCCGACAGCTGGGGCAGTCACTTTTTGGAAAAAGAATATATTGAAGAGCTGACCGAGGCGGGCATTGTGTTTCAGATATACGACCCGCAACCACAGTGGTACAACGGCCGCCCCAAACTGTTTCGTCGTCTGCATCGTAAACTTGCGGTTATCGATGGTCATTATGCATTTATTGGCGGGATTAACCTGTGTCACGACCACTTGATCGGCTGCGGCCCCCACGGTAAAACCGACTACATGGTAGAAGTGGAAGGCCCGGTGGTGCCCGAGATTCGCGAACTGTGCAAAAGTTATGTGCGCGACGCTCGCGACAGTCATTTACAAGACAGTATCGACTACATTAAAAATCCGCCGCGCACTGGCGACAGTGAAATTGCCTTTGTCTCGCGCGATAACCGTCGCAATCGCAGCAATATTGAAAAATCCTATTTGGCGGCCATGCGCCAGGCAAAAAAACGCATTTGGATTGCCAATGCCTATTTCTTTCCGGGTTACCGTTTTATGCGCGCCATCCGTCAGGCGCGTAAGCGCGGGGTAGAGGTTAAGCTGATTCTGCAGGGCGACCCGGATATCCCGTTTGCATTGACGCTTGCGCGCACCCTGTACGAGGTGCTGGTGCGCTCGGGAGTGGAGGTTTACGAGTATCGCGATCGGCCCCTGCACGCCAAAATTGCTCTGATAGACGATGAGTGGTCAACCATAGGCTCCAGTAATCTCGACCCGCTCAGCCTGGCGTTTAATCTCGAGGCGAATATTGTGATTAAAGATAAAAACTTTAACGCACAAATTGGCGAGAAAATCGATGAACTTATTGCCGGAAGCGAGTTGATTGAGAATAGCTGGATAAAACGCCGCGCCTGGTATTTGGTGGTAAAGGATTTCTTTATGTACCACGCGCTGCGTTATTTCCCGCGTCTGAACGGGTTATTCCCGGCACACACCCCTACTATTCGCGAACTGAAGCGCGAATGGCAAACCGATCCGGGTAAAACCGAGAATGATGATTTAAGCAAACGTTACCCGGAATCGCGCGGTGCCCGTCGAGTGCGCAAGACCGATTACCACTCGGCGGAGGTATAA
- a CDS encoding sialate O-acetylesterase: MKLIPLLTSVVGASMLAAQTFADVTPNRLLTSGAVLQRDLPLTLWGSADAGEDIRVQLNGEAIGRFKADADGHWYWEGEAYSAGGPHKLVIEGDNRIELTDIYFGDVWLAAGQSNMEMKMSNIKEGYADVLADAENPRIRHFQVPKNAVYDGPQYDLNGGEWLAATPDNALNFTAVGYFFARQIERTQDVPVGIIMNAYGGSGAQAWMSPEALKHFPHYVQQAERNAAPGYVENAKAKDNATTTPWYESLHKADEGTHANPAWSAEAIDDSDWREVSLPGQWADSGIEDLNGVLWLRKTITLPAEAAGKPGMLRLGRIVDADTAFINGEQVGNTTYMYPQRRYEVPANVLKAGDNTIVVRAVTNAGNGGFVKDKPYRLEVGDTQISLEGSWRARVGASVSPAPSREFWDMSQPVGIYNAMLAPITPIPLKGVIWYQGESNAGKPDEYATLLPTMIRQWRAEFGQPKLPFIYAQLPGFGDPVDAPVQSGWAEMRQAQTKVLSEPNTAMAVTIDLGEWNDIHPLNKKPVGERLALLARQQVYGETRLQSEAPAPYVMQVNDGKAFISTVHAYRGLKSKGGKPDGFAIAGKDGEFVWAEAELDGDLIRVWSDEVKEPVQVRYAWADYPERANVYNSAGLPLMPFALEVKPNNIQASSAAIENP, from the coding sequence ATGAAACTGATTCCGCTACTTACCTCTGTCGTCGGCGCCAGCATGCTGGCCGCGCAGACTTTTGCCGATGTAACCCCCAATCGCTTACTCACCTCCGGCGCCGTGTTGCAGCGCGATCTGCCGCTTACGCTCTGGGGTAGCGCCGATGCCGGCGAAGATATTCGGGTGCAGTTAAATGGCGAAGCCATTGGCCGCTTTAAAGCGGATGCAGACGGTCACTGGTACTGGGAGGGCGAGGCCTACTCCGCTGGCGGGCCCCATAAGTTGGTGATTGAGGGCGATAACCGCATTGAGTTAACGGACATCTACTTTGGCGATGTCTGGCTGGCCGCCGGGCAGTCCAATATGGAAATGAAAATGTCCAACATCAAGGAAGGCTACGCCGATGTTTTAGCCGATGCGGAAAACCCGCGTATTCGCCATTTTCAGGTGCCTAAAAATGCTGTTTATGACGGCCCGCAATACGATTTAAACGGCGGGGAGTGGCTGGCCGCGACCCCTGACAACGCTCTGAATTTTACCGCCGTAGGTTACTTTTTTGCCCGTCAGATAGAGCGTACTCAAGACGTGCCCGTGGGGATTATTATGAATGCTTACGGCGGCTCAGGCGCCCAGGCGTGGATGAGCCCGGAGGCGTTAAAGCATTTTCCCCACTATGTGCAGCAGGCCGAGCGCAATGCCGCCCCTGGTTATGTGGAAAACGCCAAAGCAAAAGACAACGCCACTACCACCCCCTGGTATGAAAGCTTACACAAAGCTGATGAGGGCACTCACGCGAACCCTGCCTGGTCAGCCGAAGCCATTGACGACAGCGATTGGCGAGAAGTAAGCCTGCCCGGTCAGTGGGCCGATAGCGGCATAGAGGATTTAAACGGTGTGCTCTGGCTGCGCAAAACCATCACTTTGCCTGCAGAAGCCGCAGGCAAGCCCGGCATGTTGCGCCTGGGCCGGATAGTGGATGCCGATACCGCGTTTATCAATGGCGAGCAGGTGGGCAACACGACGTATATGTACCCTCAGCGCCGCTATGAGGTGCCCGCAAATGTGTTAAAAGCCGGGGACAACACCATTGTTGTACGCGCTGTGACAAACGCGGGTAATGGCGGTTTTGTTAAAGACAAGCCCTACCGCCTTGAGGTGGGCGATACCCAGATTTCACTGGAAGGAAGCTGGCGCGCGCGCGTAGGCGCCAGTGTCAGCCCGGCACCTTCGCGTGAGTTTTGGGATATGAGCCAGCCGGTGGGAATTTATAACGCCATGCTCGCGCCTATTACCCCAATACCGCTCAAGGGCGTTATTTGGTATCAGGGTGAGAGCAATGCCGGTAAGCCCGATGAATATGCGACATTGTTGCCCACTATGATTCGCCAGTGGCGCGCCGAGTTTGGTCAGCCAAAGCTGCCGTTTATTTACGCTCAGCTGCCAGGTTTTGGCGACCCGGTTGATGCGCCGGTACAAAGCGGTTGGGCCGAGATGCGCCAGGCGCAAACCAAAGTATTGTCCGAGCCCAATACCGCCATGGCCGTGACCATCGATTTGGGCGAGTGGAACGACATACACCCGCTGAATAAAAAGCCCGTGGGTGAGCGTTTGGCTCTGTTAGCGCGCCAGCAGGTGTACGGCGAAACTCGTCTACAGTCCGAAGCGCCTGCGCCTTATGTTATGCAGGTGAATGATGGCAAAGCGTTTATCAGCACCGTGCACGCGTATCGTGGTTTAAAAAGTAAAGGCGGCAAGCCGGATGGTTTTGCGATAGCCGGTAAAGACGGTGAGTTTGTTTGGGCTGAGGCTGAGCTGGATGGTGATTTAATTCGAGTTTGGAGCGACGAAGTAAAAGAACCTGTGCAGGTTCGGTACGCCTGGGCGGATTATCCAGAGCGCGCGAATGTGTACAACAGTGCTGGCTTGCCGTTAATGCCTTTTGCGCTGGAAGTGAAACCGAACAATATTCAAGCATCTTCAGCGGCCATTGAAAATCCGTAA
- a CDS encoding tRNA-uridine aminocarboxypropyltransferase — MFITLLTHSEELKKSTNTGRLVIEQACFFNIECAQVVWQRKAPDANLIERLQTRSSALLYPAKNATELNTGIAPEHWVLIDSTWQQARKIYNHSPYLHSLPHVRLAPSESSAFTLRRNQVPGGLCTSESVAAIAATNGLYDFARNLTNALEAMQS, encoded by the coding sequence ATGTTTATAACCCTGCTGACTCACAGCGAAGAACTTAAAAAAAGTACCAACACCGGCAGGCTGGTTATAGAGCAGGCGTGTTTTTTCAATATAGAATGTGCACAAGTGGTTTGGCAGCGCAAAGCGCCCGATGCCAACCTAATAGAGCGATTACAAACTAGAAGCAGCGCGCTCCTTTACCCAGCCAAAAATGCCACAGAGCTGAATACCGGCATTGCCCCGGAACACTGGGTGCTAATAGACAGCACCTGGCAACAGGCGCGAAAAATTTATAATCACAGCCCCTATTTGCACTCACTGCCCCACGTAAGGCTGGCGCCAAGTGAGAGTTCGGCATTTACCTTACGGCGCAATCAAGTGCCGGGTGGCCTGTGTACCAGCGAGAGTGTGGCTGCAATTGCAGCCACCAATGGGCTATATGACTTTGCCCGTAATTTAACAAACGCGCTTGAGGCAATGCAGTCTTAA